CATATATCTTTAAATCATATTTATTCATTTGGTTATTCGATACAGAGATATACGGCGCCGTGTTTTCCAGGCATAAAAAGGCCGTCGAAACGGCCTGAAATGCCTGTTCTTCGGATAACTTGAACCATGTGCTGAAGGTTTACTTGTTCGGTTGCGGCGTCAGACGCAGGTACGGCTTCACCGCGCGATAGCCCTTGGGAAAGCGTTTCTTGATTTCATCCGGGTCCTGCAGCGACGGCACGATCACCACTTCTTCACCGTCCTTCCAGTTGGCCGGGGTGGCCACCTTGTAGTTGTCGGTGAGTTGCAGCGAGTCGATCACCCGCAGGATTTCATGGAAGTTACGGCCGGTGCTGGCCGGGTAGGTGATGGTCAGCCGAACCTTTTTGTTCGGGTCGATCACGAACAGCGAACGCACGGTCAAAGTGTCGTTGGCGTTCGGGTGAATCAGGTCGTACAGGTCCGACACCTTGCGGTCAGCGTCGGCCAGGATCGGGAAGTTGACGGTCGTGTTCTGGGTTTCGTTGATGTCCTCGATCCACTTGTGGTGCGAGTCCACCGGGTCCACGGACAGCGCAATGGCCTTGACCCCGCGCTTGGCGAATTCATCCTTGAGCTTGGCGGTGAAGCCCAGCTCCGTGG
This DNA window, taken from Pseudomonas fluorescens NCIMB 11764, encodes the following:
- a CDS encoding peroxiredoxin, whose protein sequence is MSIRLGDIAPDFEQDSSVGTIRFHEWLGDSWGVLFSHPADFTPVCTTELGFTAKLKDEFAKRGVKAIALSVDPVDSHHKWIEDINETQNTTVNFPILADADRKVSDLYDLIHPNANDTLTVRSLFVIDPNKKVRLTITYPASTGRNFHEILRVIDSLQLTDNYKVATPANWKDGEEVVIVPSLQDPDEIKKRFPKGYRAVKPYLRLTPQPNK